The proteins below come from a single Demetria terragena DSM 11295 genomic window:
- a CDS encoding DivIVA domain-containing protein — protein MALTPEDVVTKEFGRPKSFGRSGYDESQVDDFLDDVVVELRRLNAENEKLTSQLEDCRRSKGLTGREGASAPTSGAATVPGLTPVPAPGAAAGGAPDPAEVKAAQERLSAVKAEAARVEEAANAAKQAQAQAESQLASVRTDIEKAQAAEKQAKQRAAEAQAAAEQRPPAAAAAAPAAVASQPDQNAGGAHSGGSSQGGSTVPAAAAGVVGAGTGAVAAHAARDSQGGDNAAGVIALAQRLHDEHVSEGQKTKDRLVGEGETYREKVVGEATAKRDELIRTGQSKHDELVTTGQKKHDELVSTGQKKHDELISTGQTEHDRLIKEGTEKSTTLVREAEGQKSTIIGQLTTERDRLNGDIEGLRGFEKDYRGKLKSFLGDQMSFLENMKADPDDKKSGDNNGQ, from the coding sequence ATGGCGTTGACGCCAGAAGACGTGGTGACAAAGGAATTCGGTCGACCCAAGAGCTTTGGTCGTAGTGGATACGACGAAAGCCAGGTTGACGACTTCCTAGACGACGTCGTCGTAGAGCTGCGTCGACTGAACGCTGAGAATGAGAAGCTCACCAGCCAGTTAGAGGATTGCCGTCGCAGCAAGGGCCTCACCGGACGCGAAGGCGCGAGCGCCCCGACGTCTGGTGCCGCCACTGTGCCCGGCCTGACTCCAGTGCCAGCTCCTGGCGCTGCTGCTGGCGGAGCTCCTGATCCGGCCGAGGTCAAGGCAGCCCAAGAACGACTCAGCGCAGTGAAGGCCGAGGCTGCCCGCGTTGAGGAGGCGGCCAATGCCGCTAAGCAGGCCCAGGCCCAGGCTGAGAGTCAGCTCGCGTCCGTACGGACTGATATTGAGAAGGCCCAGGCCGCTGAGAAGCAGGCCAAGCAGCGTGCCGCTGAGGCGCAGGCCGCGGCTGAGCAGCGGCCTCCGGCGGCGGCTGCGGCTGCTCCGGCGGCAGTGGCGAGTCAGCCAGACCAGAACGCTGGTGGCGCTCATTCCGGCGGGTCTAGCCAGGGTGGCTCGACCGTCCCGGCTGCTGCAGCCGGTGTGGTGGGTGCGGGCACTGGCGCGGTGGCTGCTCACGCGGCACGCGACTCTCAGGGTGGCGACAATGCCGCTGGCGTGATTGCCCTGGCGCAGCGTCTGCACGACGAGCACGTGTCCGAAGGTCAGAAGACCAAGGACCGTCTGGTCGGCGAGGGCGAGACCTACCGCGAGAAGGTCGTCGGTGAGGCCACAGCCAAGCGCGACGAGCTCATTCGGACCGGTCAGTCGAAGCATGATGAACTCGTCACTACCGGTCAGAAGAAGCACGATGAACTCGTCTCCACTGGTCAGAAGAAGCACGATGAGTTGATCTCGACCGGCCAGACTGAGCACGACCGCCTGATCAAGGAAGGCACGGAGAAGTCCACGACTTTGGTCCGTGAGGCCGAGGGTCAGAAGTCGACGATCATCGGGCAACTCACGACCGAGCGAGACCGCCTCAACGGCGATATCGAGGGACTGCGCGGCTTTGAGAAGGACTACCGCGGCAAGTTGAAGTCTTTCCTGGGCGACCAGATGAGCTTCCTCGAGAACATGAAGGCCGACCCCGACGACAAGAAGTCGGGCGACAACAACGGCCAGTAA
- a CDS encoding YggT family protein — MEAVRALLALLLYLFLILLIARLVLEWVQVLARDWQPRGVVLVVAEVVYTATDPPLKALRRVIPPLRIGQISLDLGFLILMLAVTLTLGLLT, encoded by the coding sequence ATGGAGGCTGTTCGCGCGCTGCTCGCGCTGCTGCTATATCTCTTCCTCATTCTGTTGATCGCCAGGCTCGTCCTGGAGTGGGTGCAGGTGCTGGCTCGAGATTGGCAGCCACGTGGAGTCGTGCTGGTGGTCGCCGAGGTGGTTTATACCGCCACGGATCCGCCTCTCAAAGCGCTGCGACGGGTCATTCCGCCGCTGCGAATCGGGCAGATCAGCCTGGATCTGGGATTCCTGATCCTGATGCTGGCTGTCACTTTGACGCTAGGTCTCCTAACATGA
- a CDS encoding cell division protein SepF, with the protein MGGALRKTMEYLGLAEVDPAYPDDRYRRGDDAYDDYYEDEGPHGDARHDDEYAPEQQIPAEVTPLPRRASAPHSVREMSHSEVAGMNRIMPIHPRTYNEAKTIGESFREGIPVIMNLTDMDDNDAKRLVDFAAGLVFGLHGTIERVTSKVFLLSPTTVEVASQSGQASKNARVLFNQS; encoded by the coding sequence ATGGGCGGCGCGCTGCGCAAGACAATGGAATACCTCGGCCTGGCCGAGGTAGATCCGGCATACCCCGATGACCGATACCGTCGCGGGGATGACGCGTACGACGACTACTACGAGGACGAGGGCCCGCACGGTGATGCTCGTCACGACGATGAGTACGCACCCGAGCAGCAAATTCCTGCCGAGGTGACTCCGCTCCCGCGCCGGGCTTCGGCGCCACATTCTGTTCGTGAGATGTCCCACTCGGAGGTCGCCGGGATGAACCGCATCATGCCGATCCACCCGCGCACCTATAACGAGGCCAAGACGATTGGCGAGAGCTTCCGTGAGGGCATTCCGGTCATCATGAATCTCACCGACATGGATGACAACGACGCCAAGCGGCTCGTCGACTTCGCCGCCGGTCTGGTGTTTGGTCTCCACGGCACGATTGAGCGGGTCACCAGCAAGGTGTTCCTGCTCTCGCCGACCACTGTTGAGGTAGCATCGCAAAGTGGCCAGGCATCCAAGAACGCCCGAGTTCTGTTCAACCAGAGCTGA
- a CDS encoding YggS family pyridoxal phosphate-dependent enzyme: protein MTDREAELARRLQDVLDRIADACTVAGRSPHEVTLVVVTKFFPAADLTSLVRLGVTEVGENRHQEAADKLAEVDPQVRSAIRAHFIGQVQSNKASAIAGYADVVQSVDRLKVAKALARGASERGKTLDITLQVDLQGTDEGRGGVQPADLPELAEQIASLEGLRLRGLMAVAPLGESPRPAFDRLAALGSDLRREYPDATWLSAGMSGDMEEAVAAGATHLRVGSAILGSRPQQR, encoded by the coding sequence ATGACAGATCGAGAGGCTGAACTCGCCCGCCGACTCCAGGACGTGCTCGATCGCATTGCCGATGCCTGCACTGTGGCCGGGCGTTCTCCTCACGAGGTCACCCTGGTCGTGGTCACCAAGTTTTTTCCTGCCGCAGACCTGACCAGCCTGGTGCGACTCGGCGTCACTGAAGTCGGAGAGAACCGCCATCAAGAGGCCGCCGACAAACTGGCAGAGGTGGACCCGCAGGTGCGCTCCGCCATCCGCGCTCACTTCATCGGCCAAGTGCAAAGCAATAAGGCCTCGGCCATCGCCGGTTACGCGGATGTCGTGCAGAGCGTTGACCGGCTCAAAGTGGCTAAGGCGCTGGCGCGCGGTGCGAGCGAGCGGGGCAAAACGTTGGACATCACGCTTCAGGTTGATCTGCAAGGCACCGATGAAGGCCGCGGCGGTGTCCAGCCAGCCGATCTACCGGAGCTCGCCGAGCAGATTGCCTCGCTGGAGGGGCTGCGGTTGCGGGGTCTGATGGCTGTGGCGCCGCTGGGGGAGAGTCCACGACCAGCGTTCGATCGCCTGGCGGCGTTGGGTTCGGACCTGCGCCGCGAGTATCCAGACGCCACCTGGCTGTCGGCTGGCATGAGTGGGGATATGGAAGAAGCAGTGGCCGCTGGTGCGACACACCTGCGTGTCGGGAGCGCAATCCTCGGATCTCGCCCTCAGCAGCGGTAG
- the pgeF gene encoding peptidoglycan editing factor PgeF, with protein MIAWHERWTGSSDHAVDLYLTNAEGGVSQAPYDGFNLGGHVGDDPASVETNRRTLADAVDVETDRIVWMNQVHGDQAWVARGPGEDVPPGDGVLTTTPDLALAVLVADCTPVLLADVESGVVAAVHAGRPGMVKGVVPATLSRMRELGAVAPRAVVGPSVCGRCYEVPADMRDEAAHEAPSSRTVSWTGTPAIDVAAGVVEQLKQAKVPVTWVPGCTRERDDLYSYRGQRQTGRFAGVVVLRSVPGAPK; from the coding sequence GTGATTGCCTGGCACGAGCGCTGGACTGGGTCGAGCGACCACGCCGTCGACCTCTACCTCACCAACGCCGAAGGTGGCGTCAGTCAAGCGCCGTATGACGGTTTCAACCTCGGCGGCCACGTCGGCGACGATCCCGCATCGGTCGAGACCAATCGACGGACGCTCGCGGACGCCGTTGATGTCGAGACCGACCGCATCGTGTGGATGAATCAGGTCCACGGAGACCAGGCGTGGGTGGCGCGTGGCCCGGGCGAAGACGTGCCGCCGGGTGACGGCGTCCTCACGACCACTCCTGATCTGGCGCTCGCTGTCCTCGTCGCGGATTGCACCCCGGTGTTATTAGCCGACGTTGAGTCCGGTGTTGTCGCTGCAGTACATGCGGGGCGTCCCGGCATGGTCAAAGGCGTCGTCCCGGCAACTCTGTCTCGAATGCGCGAGCTGGGCGCGGTCGCGCCACGCGCGGTCGTCGGGCCATCTGTCTGCGGTCGTTGCTACGAGGTCCCTGCCGATATGCGCGACGAGGCGGCGCACGAAGCGCCGAGTTCTCGCACGGTCAGTTGGACGGGCACTCCGGCCATCGACGTAGCCGCTGGGGTGGTTGAACAGCTCAAGCAGGCGAAGGTTCCGGTCACGTGGGTGCCGGGCTGCACTCGCGAGCGGGACGACCTCTATTCCTACCGTGGCCAGCGGCAGACCGGTCGATTCGCTGGGGTCGTGGTGCTCCGGTCCGTGCCGGGTGCGCCGAAATGA
- the ftsZ gene encoding cell division protein FtsZ, with translation MTTPQNYLAVIKVVGIGGGGVNAINRMIEVGLKGVEFIAINTDAQALLMSDADVKLDVGREKTRGLGAGADPEVGKEAAEDHSEEIEEVLKGADMVFVTAGEGGGTGTGGAPVVAKIARGLGALTIGVVTRPFTFEGRRRANQADLGIESLREEVDTLIVIPNDRLLSISDRNVSMMDAFRSADQVLLSGVQGITDLITTPGLINLDFADVKSVMQGAGSALMGIGSARGEDRAVQAAELAISSPLLEASIDGAHGVLLSVQGGSDLGLFEINEAARLVQEAAHPEANIIFGAVIDDALGDEVRVTVIAAGFDGGSPQKRQDDRALGQIQGGPKAPSAGAQATQQAGSSAAAPARTPEPAATPAQNASSGRDNAPARGQQQSGTAAPAQREAQEPQRGSDEDATPTQDQPRQEPGRVQQGQVARPPREVTFDDKDDLDVPDFLK, from the coding sequence GTGACCACACCCCAGAACTACCTGGCCGTCATCAAGGTCGTCGGTATCGGCGGCGGTGGCGTCAATGCCATCAATCGGATGATCGAGGTCGGCCTCAAGGGCGTGGAGTTCATCGCGATCAACACCGACGCGCAGGCACTCCTGATGAGCGACGCAGACGTGAAGCTCGACGTGGGCCGTGAGAAGACTCGCGGTCTGGGCGCTGGCGCTGACCCGGAGGTCGGCAAGGAAGCCGCCGAAGACCACTCCGAAGAGATTGAAGAAGTCCTCAAGGGCGCGGATATGGTCTTTGTGACCGCGGGTGAGGGCGGTGGCACCGGCACCGGCGGCGCCCCGGTCGTCGCCAAGATCGCCAGGGGTCTCGGCGCCCTGACGATCGGTGTCGTGACGCGTCCGTTCACCTTTGAAGGTCGCCGCCGCGCGAACCAGGCCGACCTCGGCATCGAGTCGCTGCGCGAAGAAGTCGACACGCTCATTGTCATCCCCAATGACCGACTGCTCTCGATCAGCGACCGCAACGTGTCGATGATGGACGCCTTCCGCAGCGCCGACCAGGTACTGCTCTCGGGTGTGCAGGGCATCACGGATCTGATCACCACCCCAGGTCTGATCAACCTCGACTTCGCCGACGTGAAGTCCGTCATGCAAGGCGCCGGGTCGGCGCTGATGGGTATCGGCTCGGCCCGCGGTGAAGACCGCGCCGTCCAGGCCGCCGAGTTGGCGATCTCCTCGCCGCTGCTGGAGGCCAGCATCGACGGTGCACATGGCGTATTGCTGTCCGTCCAGGGCGGCTCCGACCTCGGCCTGTTCGAGATCAATGAGGCCGCTCGCCTGGTGCAAGAAGCAGCGCACCCAGAGGCCAACATCATCTTCGGTGCGGTCATCGATGACGCGCTGGGCGACGAGGTCCGCGTGACCGTGATCGCCGCAGGCTTCGACGGAGGCTCTCCTCAGAAGCGTCAGGACGATCGTGCCCTAGGCCAGATCCAGGGCGGCCCGAAGGCGCCGTCTGCAGGCGCCCAGGCGACTCAGCAGGCAGGGTCGAGTGCGGCGGCACCGGCGCGTACCCCTGAGCCCGCAGCAACTCCGGCGCAGAACGCCTCCTCGGGCCGGGACAACGCACCGGCACGAGGCCAACAGCAGAGCGGCACGGCAGCCCCGGCGCAGCGCGAGGCGCAGGAACCGCAACGCGGGAGCGACGAGGACGCCACGCCCACCCAGGACCAGCCACGCCAGGAGCCTGGGCGGGTTCAGCAGGGTCAGGTTGCTCGACCGCCCCGTGAGGTCACTTTTGATGACAAGGACGACCTGGACGTCCCTGATTTCCTGAAGTGA
- a CDS encoding cell division protein FtsQ/DivIB, with protein MKPATSSRTQPHARFTARAADLRSASMRRRGLVIGALVIAALLVWLVVFSPVFAVRSVEVTGADKGLSSSVRNVADDVVGQPVVRTDTAVVQQRVENIPEVSSAQVTRSLLGTVSIAVRPRIAVVVVDNGQTRRLVDAQGTAFAAATKDTAKGLPVVTLKGPGANVKDVAQVATVMGAIPAQDRDQVTDVRLSSIGHITFTIGGLKVAWGDSSDSKVKAKSLATMRPIAKKDDGSLLDLRTPKRPVLT; from the coding sequence ATGAAGCCCGCGACGTCCAGTCGGACCCAGCCGCATGCGCGCTTCACGGCTCGGGCCGCTGACTTGCGGTCGGCGTCGATGCGTCGCCGCGGACTGGTGATCGGTGCCCTGGTGATCGCGGCTCTCCTGGTCTGGCTGGTGGTCTTTAGCCCGGTCTTCGCCGTGCGTTCGGTTGAGGTCACCGGTGCCGACAAGGGGCTCTCCAGCAGCGTGCGGAATGTCGCCGACGACGTCGTGGGTCAGCCCGTGGTGCGGACGGATACCGCCGTGGTCCAGCAACGCGTCGAGAACATTCCCGAGGTGTCCTCGGCGCAGGTCACCCGTTCGCTGCTGGGAACCGTGAGCATTGCGGTCCGGCCCCGCATCGCAGTCGTCGTCGTCGATAACGGGCAGACGCGACGACTGGTCGACGCGCAAGGAACCGCATTCGCCGCCGCCACCAAGGACACGGCCAAGGGCTTGCCCGTGGTCACGCTCAAAGGGCCCGGAGCGAACGTCAAAGATGTGGCACAGGTCGCGACCGTCATGGGGGCAATCCCAGCTCAGGATCGCGATCAAGTGACTGATGTGCGCCTGTCTTCGATCGGGCACATCACCTTCACGATTGGCGGATTGAAGGTCGCCTGGGGCGACAGTTCTGATTCCAAGGTCAAGGCGAAGTCGCTCGCCACGATGCGGCCGATTGCGAAGAAGGATGACGGAAGCCTCTTGGACCTCCGAACTCCGAAGCGTCCTGTGTTGACCTAG
- the murC gene encoding UDP-N-acetylmuramate--L-alanine ligase has protein sequence MAADGTNDRFDFAARLPQVGAITAVHLLAIGGSGMSGVARLFLARGLTVSGTDGQDVAVLATLRGAGATINVGFSADHVAELPDDALVIVSSAIAEDNPELREIRRRGLTVLHRSQGLAMLMADRSGLAVAGANGKTTTSAMATVALRGCGADPSYAIGADIAGLGANAMPGNGSVFVVEADESDGSFVVYRPDVAIVTNVRDDHLDFYGTSERLHGAYAQFAETISTDGLLVACADDAGSRDLATRHHAGGGRVITYGREPSDVRIVQERSDGFRQDATLHLDGIDLDLTLNVPGAHNVLNAAGVVAALTRGLGLDAKQVAASLADFRGTSRRFEPRGEAAGIRVVDDYAHNPGKLEAVVRTGLALRDQGRLIVVFQPHLYSRTQHAADGLAAALCLADHAVVLDIYGAREQPVPGVTGRLVSDQVPGATFAADHQDALDAVTEIARSGDLVLTVGAGDVTALGPRILDQLERRVADLS, from the coding sequence GTGGCCGCTGACGGGACCAACGATCGCTTCGACTTCGCGGCCCGATTGCCGCAGGTCGGCGCCATCACCGCAGTTCACTTGTTGGCGATCGGCGGTAGCGGGATGTCCGGAGTGGCTCGACTGTTCCTCGCCCGCGGCCTCACCGTGTCTGGAACGGACGGGCAGGATGTCGCGGTGTTGGCCACGCTGCGCGGGGCCGGGGCGACCATCAATGTCGGCTTCAGCGCCGACCATGTCGCCGAACTTCCCGATGATGCGCTCGTGATCGTGTCGTCGGCCATTGCCGAAGACAACCCCGAGTTGCGGGAGATCCGTCGACGAGGATTAACGGTGCTGCACCGTTCCCAGGGCTTGGCGATGCTGATGGCGGACCGTTCCGGCTTGGCCGTGGCGGGGGCCAACGGCAAAACCACCACGAGCGCGATGGCCACGGTGGCGTTGCGTGGATGTGGAGCGGACCCGTCGTACGCCATTGGCGCTGACATTGCTGGCCTTGGCGCCAACGCCATGCCCGGGAACGGCTCGGTCTTTGTCGTCGAAGCCGACGAGAGCGATGGTTCGTTCGTCGTCTATCGCCCTGATGTCGCCATCGTGACCAATGTGCGCGACGACCATCTCGATTTTTATGGCACGAGCGAGCGTCTGCACGGGGCGTATGCGCAGTTCGCCGAGACGATCTCAACCGATGGACTTCTGGTGGCCTGCGCCGATGACGCCGGCAGCCGAGACTTGGCGACGCGCCATCACGCAGGGGGAGGGCGGGTGATCACGTACGGCCGCGAGCCCAGCGATGTGCGCATCGTCCAGGAGCGCTCGGACGGCTTCCGGCAGGATGCCACGTTGCACCTCGATGGCATCGACCTTGACTTGACCTTGAACGTTCCAGGGGCGCATAACGTGCTGAACGCTGCGGGTGTGGTGGCTGCGCTCACGAGGGGCCTTGGGCTTGACGCGAAGCAGGTCGCCGCTTCGCTCGCCGACTTTCGCGGCACCTCCCGTCGGTTCGAACCTCGGGGCGAGGCCGCGGGTATCCGGGTGGTCGATGACTATGCGCACAACCCCGGCAAGCTGGAGGCCGTCGTACGCACCGGGCTTGCGCTCCGCGACCAGGGCCGACTCATCGTGGTCTTCCAGCCGCATCTTTACTCCCGTACCCAGCACGCGGCCGATGGCCTCGCCGCGGCGCTATGCCTGGCGGATCATGCGGTCGTGCTGGACATCTACGGCGCCAGGGAGCAGCCAGTTCCCGGGGTCACGGGGAGGCTGGTCAGCGATCAGGTGCCCGGGGCGACGTTTGCGGCCGACCACCAGGATGCCCTCGACGCGGTAACCGAAATTGCCCGCTCAGGCGACCTGGTCCTGACCGTCGGGGCCGGAGATGTCACGGCGCTCGGTCCGCGCATTCTTGACCAGCTGGAGCGCCGAGTGGCGGACCTGTCATGA
- the murG gene encoding undecaprenyldiphospho-muramoylpentapeptide beta-N-acetylglucosaminyltransferase, whose amino-acid sequence MTDPTSIVLAGGGTAGHISPLLATAAALQRRYPGAHITCVGSHGGLEERLVPDAGFDLRLIPKVAFPRRPNTAAVRFPVAFPKAVRQARAILHDVEADVVVGFGGFVCPPVYVAARRRIPIVVHEGNAVVGMATKLGMRFTDHVVRAFDVTPLPEAPVIGMPLRRAITELDREAMRPVALEELGLADHRPTVLVTGGSLGAQQLNSAFERSVDELRAAGIQVLHVTGTGKGFAVSPGAPQEPRYVVREYCDRMDLAYAAADLVVTRSGANMVCETSACGLPAVFVPLPIGNGEQRRNADAVVTAGGAILVDNDDLTADWVQRELPALVLDSARLTTMSAAAEQHGYRDADERLVDLIATVVDEELPGGQRGR is encoded by the coding sequence GTGACCGATCCCACCTCAATTGTCCTGGCCGGTGGGGGGACCGCTGGTCATATTTCGCCGCTGTTGGCGACCGCGGCCGCACTACAGCGACGTTATCCCGGAGCCCACATCACCTGTGTCGGTAGTCACGGAGGCCTTGAGGAGCGTCTGGTTCCGGACGCCGGCTTCGACCTGCGGCTGATACCTAAGGTGGCCTTCCCGCGCCGCCCGAACACGGCCGCGGTGCGCTTCCCGGTGGCCTTCCCCAAGGCAGTGCGCCAGGCCCGCGCCATCCTTCATGACGTCGAGGCTGACGTCGTGGTGGGCTTCGGCGGATTTGTCTGTCCACCGGTTTATGTGGCGGCGCGGCGTCGGATCCCGATCGTGGTTCACGAGGGCAACGCGGTGGTCGGTATGGCGACCAAACTCGGCATGAGATTCACCGACCATGTCGTCCGCGCATTTGACGTGACTCCGCTGCCGGAGGCGCCCGTGATCGGAATGCCGCTGCGGCGGGCGATCACAGAACTCGACCGAGAAGCCATGCGACCGGTGGCCCTGGAAGAACTCGGCCTGGCCGATCATCGCCCAACGGTTCTGGTGACCGGGGGGTCCTTGGGAGCCCAACAGCTCAATTCCGCCTTCGAGCGCAGCGTGGACGAGTTGCGCGCGGCCGGCATCCAGGTGCTGCACGTCACCGGCACAGGGAAGGGCTTTGCGGTCTCGCCGGGAGCACCTCAAGAGCCGCGCTACGTCGTGCGCGAGTACTGCGATCGCATGGACCTGGCCTATGCCGCCGCGGATCTGGTGGTGACCCGATCGGGCGCCAATATGGTCTGCGAGACGTCGGCCTGCGGGCTTCCGGCCGTGTTCGTACCGTTGCCGATCGGCAATGGGGAGCAGCGTCGCAACGCCGACGCCGTCGTGACCGCCGGGGGAGCGATCCTGGTCGACAACGACGATCTGACTGCGGACTGGGTCCAGCGCGAGCTGCCAGCGCTGGTGCTGGACAGTGCCCGACTCACAACCATGTCGGCCGCGGCGGAGCAGCATGGCTACCGGGATGCCGATGAGCGTCTCGTCGACCTAATCGCCACGGTGGTCGATGAGGAGTTGCCAGGAGGGCAACGTGGCCGCTGA
- the ftsW gene encoding putative lipid II flippase FtsW, translating to MTTTSTRSQVTAPKTSRAPVGEAPSLVETWKARLQSPMAAYYIILGATTMLVLLGLVMVLSASSVTSFRTSGSSYTEFKKQATFAVLGGIAFVVASRLPVQWLKRLALPIFVVALGLQLAVFSGLGYEVKGNRNWLILPGIGTMQPSEFGKLALVLVGAVVLARKRKQIGSMGHALIPFLPMALLIVALVMLGRDLGTVLVLLAITAGVLFVAGVRMRLFLIGAGVIVAGVIYMVQSSQNRMGRIDTWLGSCTEATDACYQKLHATYALADGGWWGVGLGASREKWSWLPEAHNDFIFAIIGEELGLPGSLVVVALYLALAFAAYRIIVNTDDYFVRIASGGIMVWIVGQAMINIGSVTGLLPIIGVPLPLVSAGGSALITTLASLGVLLSFARNDPECRAALAARPNLVQRSMAILPSVDRRKGRQ from the coding sequence GTGACGACGACCAGCACCCGGTCTCAGGTCACGGCGCCGAAGACGTCCCGAGCGCCCGTGGGCGAAGCGCCCTCTTTGGTCGAGACGTGGAAAGCTCGCCTGCAGTCACCGATGGCGGCGTACTACATCATTTTGGGCGCGACCACCATGCTGGTCCTCCTGGGCCTGGTCATGGTGCTCTCAGCCTCGAGCGTGACCTCCTTCCGCACCAGCGGTTCGTCCTATACCGAGTTCAAGAAGCAAGCCACGTTTGCCGTCCTCGGTGGTATCGCCTTCGTGGTCGCGAGTCGTCTGCCGGTCCAGTGGCTGAAGCGGCTGGCATTGCCGATCTTCGTTGTCGCCCTGGGACTGCAGTTGGCCGTCTTTAGCGGCCTGGGCTATGAGGTTAAAGGCAACCGGAACTGGTTGATTCTGCCGGGAATCGGCACGATGCAGCCCTCCGAGTTCGGAAAACTCGCCTTGGTCTTGGTCGGGGCGGTGGTGCTCGCGCGCAAGCGCAAGCAGATCGGCAGCATGGGACACGCGCTGATCCCATTCCTACCGATGGCCTTGTTGATCGTCGCGCTGGTCATGTTGGGTCGCGACCTGGGGACCGTGCTGGTGCTGCTCGCGATTACCGCCGGGGTGTTGTTCGTCGCTGGCGTTCGCATGCGACTGTTCTTGATCGGTGCCGGCGTGATCGTTGCCGGGGTGATCTACATGGTGCAGAGCAGCCAGAACCGCATGGGCCGTATTGATACCTGGTTGGGTTCCTGCACCGAGGCGACCGACGCGTGCTACCAGAAACTCCACGCAACGTACGCGCTCGCAGACGGCGGTTGGTGGGGCGTCGGACTCGGCGCCAGCCGCGAGAAGTGGAGTTGGCTTCCCGAAGCCCACAACGACTTCATTTTCGCGATCATCGGCGAAGAACTGGGTCTGCCTGGCTCGCTGGTCGTCGTGGCGCTGTACCTCGCGCTGGCGTTTGCGGCGTACCGCATCATCGTCAATACCGACGACTACTTCGTCCGCATCGCCTCCGGCGGGATCATGGTGTGGATCGTCGGCCAGGCCATGATCAACATTGGCTCAGTGACCGGCCTGTTGCCCATCATCGGCGTGCCATTGCCACTTGTCTCCGCTGGTGGCTCAGCCCTGATCACGACGCTTGCCTCCCTTGGCGTGCTGCTCTCCTTCGCCCGGAATGACCCGGAGTGTCGAGCCGCGCTGGCGGCTCGCCCCAACCTGGTTCAGCGCTCCATGGCGATTCTTCCGTCGGTCGACCGCAGAAAGGGACGCCAGTGA